A genomic region of Miscanthus floridulus cultivar M001 chromosome 3, ASM1932011v1, whole genome shotgun sequence contains the following coding sequences:
- the LOC136546987 gene encoding eukaryotic translation initiation factor 2 subunit gamma-like, whose amino-acid sequence MARRGLMEQDLSKLDVTKLHPLSPEVISRQATINIGTIGHVAHGKSTVVKAISGVQTVRFKNELERNITIKLGYANAKIYKCEDDRCPRPMCYKAYGSGKEDSPLCDVPGFENTRMKLLRHVSFVDCPGHDILMATMLNGAAIMDGALLLIAANESCPQPQTSEHLAAVEIMRLQHIIILQNKIDLIQESAAMNQHEAIQKFIQGTIAEGAPVVPISAQLKYNIDVICEYIVKKIPIPERNFTSPPNMIVIRSFDVNKPGSEVDEIRGGVAGGSILRGVLRVNQKIEVRPGIVMKDETGNIKCTPIYSRIVSLYAEQNELQFAVPGGLIGVGTTMDPTLTRADRLVGQVLGEVGSLPDVYVELEINFFLLRRLLGVRTKGTEKAGKVSKLTKGEILMLNIGSMSTGARVLAVKNDLAKLQLTAPVCTSRGEKVALSRRVEKHWRLIGWGQIQAGTTLDVPPCPL is encoded by the exons ATGGCTCGTCGTGGATTGATGGAACAGGACTTAAGCAAACTGGATGTGACGAAGCTTCACCCACTGTCACCTGAAGTTATCTCACGCCAAGCAACAATCAATATTG GTACCATTGGCCATGTGGCTCATGGAAAGTCTACTGTTGTGAAAGCTATATCTGGAGTTCAG ACTGTTCGGTTCAAGAATGAGCTGGAACGTAACATTACTATAAAGCTGGGTTACGCTAATGCAAAAATCTACAAATGTGAGGATGACAGATGTCCGCGACCAATGTGCTACAA GGCCTATGGAAGCGGAAAAGAAGATAGCCCTCTATGTGATGTGCCTGGATTTGAAAACACTAGAATGAAGCTCCTGAGACATGTTTCTTTTGTTGATTGCCCG GGACACGACATTCTCATGGCTACAATGCTTAATGGAGCAGCTATCATGGATGGAGCTCTTCTTTTGATCGCAGCAAATGAAAGTTGTCCACAGCCCCAGACGTCTGAACATCTTGCTGCTGTTGAAATCATGCGTCTTCAACATATCATCATTCTGCAGAACAAGATTGATCTTATCCAGGAAAGTGCAGCCATGAATCAGCATGAAGCAATCCAAAAATTCATCCAG GGGACAATAGCTGAAGGTGCACCTGTGGTGCCTATATCTGCCCAGCTGAAATACAACATTGATGTTATCTGTGAATACATTGTGAAGAAAATCCCCATCCCTGAAAGGAACTTTACCTCGCCTCCCAACATGATTGTTATTCGCTCCTTTGATGTTAACAAGCCTGGTTCAGAGGTTGATGAAATTAGGGGTGGTGTAGCTGGTGGCAGTATCCTCAGG GGAGTTCTGAGGGTGAACCAGAAGATTGAAGTTCGCCCTGGCATTGTCATGAAAGATGAGACTGGAAACATTAAGTGCACCCCAATCTACTCAAGGATTGTTTCACTCTATGCTGAGCAGAATGAACTCCAATTTGCTGTCCCAGGAGGGCTTATTGGTGTGGGAACAACCATGGACCCAACTCTAACGCGTGCTGATAGGCTTGTTGGCCAGGTTCTTGGTGAAGTTGGTTCACTACCTGATGTTTATGTAGAGCTTGAG ATCAATTTCTTCCTACTCCGGAGGCTGTTGGGTGTGAGGACGAAAGGTACAGAGAAGGCAGGGAAGGTGTCGAAGCTCACCAAGGGCGAGATCCTCATGCTTAACATAGGATCCATGTCCACAGGTGCCCGCGTGCTCGCTGTTAAGAACGATCTCGCCAAACTACAGCTCACTGCGCCTGTCTGCACGAGCCGAGGAGAGAAGGTTGCTCTGAGCCGTCGCGTTGAGAAGCATTGGCGCCTCATCGGATGGGGCCAGATCCAGGCCGGTACAACACTTGACGTACCACCCTGTCCGCTCTAA
- the LOC136546989 gene encoding uncharacterized protein, which produces MMSSRAATTSAAAGGEHRRQHVTVGCGGLPRPIRPVPGAAGPRPGTPRPVGPSPSGRAGPECNWWGAGARQQATAAAAAPRRPRSSRGACARVPTGKGNRELVRRALRAPAARGRDRSGAVLMRRWSFRPAPSRLRNASASSLSSQSPASPRPRPS; this is translated from the coding sequence ATGATGAGTTCTCGGGCGGCGACGACGTCGGCGGCGGCCGGTGGAGAACATCGCCGTCAGCACGTCACCGTGGGGTGCGGTGGGCTGCCGCGGCCCATCAGGCCCGTGCCGGGCGCGGCAGGTCCACGGCCTGGAACGCCGAGGCCGGTGGGTCCGTCGCCGTCGGGGCGAGCGGGGCCGGAGTGCAACTGGTGGGGCGCTGGCGCGCGGCAGCAGGCGACGGCTGCGGCAGCGGCGCCGAGGCGGCCGAGGAGCAGCAGGGGCGCATGCGCGCGCGTGCCCACGGGGAAGGGGAACCGGGAGCTGGTGAGGCGGGCGCTGCGAGCGCCCGCCGCGCGCGGCCGGGATCGCAGCGGAGCCGTCCTGATGAGGAGGTGGAGCTTCCGGCCCGCGCCCAGCCGGCTGCGCAACGCGTCGGCGTCGTCACTCTCCTCGCAGTCCCCTGCCTCGCCGCGGCCACGTCCGTCGTGA